The sequence below is a genomic window from Terriglobia bacterium.
TGCCGGATGGAGCGACCGTGGATCAGGCGCCCCGGATGCTGCAAGCGTTGCTGGCGGATCGTTTCAAGTTGACGCTTCACCAGGACACGAAGGAACACCCGGTCATGGCGCTGGTGGTGGGCAAGGGAGGACCGAAGCTCAAAGAGTCGCCCGCCGACCCATCGCAGGATTTCAATGAGAATACCCCTTTGAAACCCGGCGAAACTGAAACCAGCACGCCGCAAGGGCCGGTACGTATGACGGTCAATCCCAAGACTGGCAGCAGTGTCGTTAACATGGGGAAACGCGGCGTCTGGACCCAGCAAGTCAGCCCCAACGGAACAATGCATCTTGAAGGCAATAGAACGACGATGTCCGCATTTGCCGATATGCTGACGCAACTGACGCAAATCACCGGTGGAGGCGGCGCACAGGTCGTCGACATGACCGGTCTCAAGGGAAATTACACGGTAGCATTGGATTTCTCGTTGGCCGACTTGATGAGGATTGCTCAAGCAGTGGGGATAAACGTGCCGCCAGGCGGAGAAGCCGGCCGCGGCCAG
It includes:
- a CDS encoding TIGR03435 family protein: MKRHLAIWIVCALLPAMGLAFGQTTPALTFEVASVKPAALDMAKLAAQMQATGQVPKIGAHVDKARAEYTFVTLKELIATAYSVKAFQISGPDWLNDLSLRFDIVAKMPDGATVDQAPRMLQALLADRFKLTLHQDTKEHPVMALVVGKGGPKLKESPADPSQDFNENTPLKPGETETSTPQGPVRMTVNPKTGSSVVNMGKRGVWTQQVSPNGTMHLEGNRTTMSAFADMLTQLTQITGGGGAQVVDMTGLKGNYTVALDFSLADLMRIAQAVGINVPPGGEAGRGQPAAASDPGGSSSVADAVQALGLKMESRKAPTEQLVIDHIEKTPTKD